A window of Panicum virgatum strain AP13 chromosome 8K, P.virgatum_v5, whole genome shotgun sequence contains these coding sequences:
- the LOC120644392 gene encoding uncharacterized protein At1g05835-like — MATDLKLLVIALFFSVSLRGANGERCGTSSIQVQTINTGVIVSGGDTMFEVEVKNLCPCSVRNVHLNGGGFATTVAVDPTVFRADDGGMYLVNDGEPISSMGVVTFRYTWDHFFQMTPSSLEVDEQC; from the exons ATGGCTACTGACCTCAAGCTCTTAGTCATCGCTCTTTTCTTCTCTGTTTCTCTTCGAG GTGCAAATGGCGAGAGATGCGGCACCTCCAGCATCCAGGTGCAGACTATCAACACGGGTGTGATTGTGTCCGGTGGTGACACGATGTTCGAGGTCGAGGTGAAGAACCTTTGCCCGTGCAGCGTTAGGAACGTGCACCTCAACGGCGGGGGCTTCGCGACCACGGTGGCGGTCGACCCAACCGTGTTCCGAGCCGACGACGGAGGCATGTACCTGGTGAACGACGGCGAGCCGATCTCGAGCATGGGAGTCGTCACCTTCCGTTACACCTGGGACCACTTCTTCCAGATGACTCCCAGCAGCTTGGAGGTCGACGAACAGTGCTAG